A DNA window from Salvia hispanica cultivar TCC Black 2014 unplaced genomic scaffold, UniMelb_Shisp_WGS_1.0 HiC_scaffold_143, whole genome shotgun sequence contains the following coding sequences:
- the LOC125198408 gene encoding beta-1,2-xylosyltransferease XAX1-like: MYAWRKLSHRFHRFNGQPEHPPHNQTIRSKRLHACHVFRLRFPNKGSAARKTPPLYKNPRRPAILFSTARIALNYFHSVSDVMVPLFTVPTLQPNVIFLVTNHNASCVTSVHRKTIETLSKYEVVDIDRDKNRTLCFTNLIVGLKAHPSDLSIDPSVVEPFHPKPHQAFTHHLLLEERLSGRPYSARMLIVSRTKNRKLMNELELLKLARMLGFDPAIHDLGDHVEYSAKIVNTFDIMVAVHGSALTNMLFLPENAVVIQIIPWGLDDQARMCFAKNPQEMKLKYLEYKIAPNESSFLGNYSKDSLLYTNPLKYRDNIGQPAYFTLLVNKQNVNLDLARFKDTLLKALDLMAA; the protein is encoded by the exons ATGTACGCCTGGAGGAAGCTCAGCCACCGTTTTCATCGGTTCAATGGACAACCCGAACATCCCCCACACAATCAAACCATACGCTCGAAAAGGCTTCACGCTTGCCATGTATTCCGTCTCCGCTTTCCAAATAAAGGCAGTGCCGCCCGAAAAACTCCCCCATTGTACAAAAACCCTAGACGCCCGGCCATCCTCTTCTCCACCGCTAGAATAGCCCTAAACTACTTCCACAGCGTGAGCGACGTGATGGTCCCGCTCTTTACCGTCCCAACGCTTCAACCGAACGTTATCTTCCTCGTCACCAACCACAATGCTTCTTGCGTCACTTCCGTGCATAGAAAAACCATAGAAACTCTCTCCAAATACGAGGTGGTCGACATCGATAGAGACAAGAATCGAACTCTTTGCTTCACAAATTTGATTGTGGGACTCAAAGCTCATCCATCCGACCTTTCCATTGATCCCTCCGTTGTCGAGCCTTTCCACCCGAAACCTCACCAGGCTTTTACGCACCACCTACTCCTTGAAGAGAGACTTAGTGGGCGACCATATTCGGCCCGGATGCTCATTGTTTCTAGAACGAAAAATCGTAAGCTGATGAATGAGCTCGAGCTGCTCAAGCTAGCACGGATGCTTGGCTTCGATCCCGCTATACATGATTTAGGAGATCATGTTGAGTACTCTGCCAAAATCGTTAACACATTCGACATCATGGTCGCAGTTCATGGATCTGCTCTCACAAACATGCTCTTTCTACCTGAAAATGCTG TTGTGATCCAAATCATACCGTGGGGGCTGGATGATCAGGCGAGGATGTGCTTTGCGAAGAATCCGCAGGAGATGAAGTTGAAGTATTTGGAGTATAAGATCGCACCAAATGAGAGCTCATTTTTGGGGAATTATTCCAAAGACAGTCTACTATACACAAACCCTCTCAAATATCGTGACAATATAGGACAACCAGCTTATTTCACGCTCCTAGTGaataaacaaaatgtcaatcTTGATTTAGCCCGCTTTAAGGATACCCTATTGAAAGCCTTGGACCTCATGGCTGCTTAA